The nucleotide sequence CTTGAACACATGAACAGTTTTTAAAACTTGCGTACATTTTTTCGAAACTCCCGAACAAAAAttgaagcatgaacattttttgcaatttgcgaacaattttttaaatggaAACATTTATGGAAACTCGCAGCAaagtttgaaaacatgaacattttttgaatttggtgaacaaattttgaaattggattattttttgaaactcccaaacataacttgaaacatgaacaaaaagaaaagaaaaagaaaagaaaaaggaattgaaagatgaaataaagaaacagaaaaacgaagaaagaaaaagaaaagaaagaaaaagctataaagaaaaagcaaacagaaaaaaccagtgaaaacccggttcaagaaccttccagaaggttcccaaaaccgttcAGGAACCctccagaaggttcccaaaaccgggacgCTGTAGCGCCTGTGCTATCtcgtgactgggccggcccatcttgatCGCTAGTCGCTCGCTTCTCTGTGCGAAGCCTCGACAACTGGACGCAGCGAGCGTCCAATAGGGTTTTCCGTGCCGCCCCACGTTCATCCAGGGTGGGCCGGGGCGGAGCGGTGTCCGGGTACGTAGAAGCCCATTTGTTGCCTCTGCCGGATGCAGTCCATATTCGGCCTGCACACTAGTGCTCAGATTTTCAGCCCACCACTCAGCCGTTCTCCTCGAAGCTGCGGGTGACTGAAAATGGCAACCGAAACCCGGCGACGAGATCTCACCCCCCCTCGTGTCATGTCACTCGTGCCCAACTCCTCCCCGTCACCGCTCTACCCGGCCAGCCAGATCCAGATGTCTGGCACGACTCGCCGGCCgggcaagccgccgccgccatctcacgCTGCGAAGCGGCTGGCACTGCGTCTGACCACCCCCCTCGCGTCGCTGGCCCTCCTCCTATGCGCCGCCGCTGGCGTTCTCCTCTACTCCAAAACCATCCCGGCGTCCCAAATCGTCGGCCGCTCAAAGGAATCCAGTACGGCGTCGACGGCGCCCTCCTCCCCGACGGTGGAGTCGATCGAGGGCGCGCGCGCCATCTGGGAGCTCCCCGCGGCGCCGGCCAGGGGGGTCCTCTTTGTAGCCCACGGCTGCCGCTGCCGGCCGGAGAACTTCTGGCCGCCGTCCCAGCGCTGCCCCGGATGCGTCGGGCTGCCGGAGGACGTCGCCATCACGGCCCGCGCGCTACGGAGGCGGTTCGCGGTGCTCGCAGTGGCGAGCGCCGGGGACTGCCGGTCGCTGGGGAAGGAGGTGGGCGCCGCCAAGCGGGCGATCCAGTCTTGGACCGCCAAGAACGGCCTCGGAGGCCTGCCAGTGGTCGCCCTCGGCGCGTCGTCAGGTGGGTACTTCGTCTCCCGGCTTGCGGCCAAGATGAGCCTAGCCGCCGTCGTGATGATGATCTCTGAGGGCGTGTTCGACCCGGCGGGAGCGCCGCCGGGCTATCCGCCGTCCTTGTTCCTTCACATGCCCAAGGACTATAAGACGGCCGCGCTGGTGGGAAGGAATGTGAAGATGCTGAGGAGCAATGGCGTTGAGGCGAGGGAGCTTCAGAGCCTGGAGCTTCCTCTGACGCCGACGCTGCTGTCCGATAGGATACCAGGGCTGGATCATGGGTTGTCTGAAAGGATTTGGAAGGTTTTCAGTGAGGAAGGATTCGTTGATGAGAGGGGGTACATGAGGAAGGATGGCCGGGCAACTCCATGGAAGAATGCAGTGGTGAAGAGGGGGTTCTGGGAGGAGGTATCCCAGTGGGCTAAGCACATCCAAGAGGAGCTGAATCTTGCTTATGGATACCATGAGATGACAAGCTTGCAGAATGATGAGATGTTGAATTGGATTGAGGAGCACCTGAAATGAGCTTTGTTGTTGATACTTGATTAATTGTTCGTTGCTGTCTGTCATACGGGCTTACCGGCTTAGGATGAAATGGTGCTAGTAGTTATGTCGCAGAAGAAGAAACTGATACACTGGTTGGTGAAATTGGAGAGGAAACTATGGGGTTTAGCTCTGGGAATTCATCTAACATGAATCGACACTGAACTACGGAACATACAGGCATTATGTTAAGTAACAAATTGACTTGATGCGAATATGTACATTTCCTTCAGTTGGCTCTTGTGCAAATGAAGGGGGGAGAAGAAGCATAAACAAAGATAGTTTAGTAA is from Triticum aestivum cultivar Chinese Spring chromosome 3A, IWGSC CS RefSeq v2.1, whole genome shotgun sequence and encodes:
- the LOC123061921 gene encoding uncharacterized protein; its protein translation is MATETRRRDLTPPRVMSLVPNSSPSPLYPASQIQMSGTTRRPGKPPPPSHAAKRLALRLTTPLASLALLLCAAAGVLLYSKTIPASQIVGRSKESSTASTAPSSPTVESIEGARAIWELPAAPARGVLFVAHGCRCRPENFWPPSQRCPGCVGLPEDVAITARALRRRFAVLAVASAGDCRSLGKEVGAAKRAIQSWTAKNGLGGLPVVALGASSGGYFVSRLAAKMSLAAVVMMISEGVFDPAGAPPGYPPSLFLHMPKDYKTAALVGRNVKMLRSNGVEARELQSLELPLTPTLLSDRIPGLDHGLSERIWKVFSEEGFVDERGYMRKDGRATPWKNAVVKRGFWEEVSQWAKHIQEELNLAYGYHEMTSLQNDEMLNWIEEHLK